One part of the Arabidopsis thaliana chromosome 1 sequence genome encodes these proteins:
- the GATB gene encoding GLU-ADT subunit B (GLU-ADT subunit B (GATB); FUNCTIONS IN: glutaminyl-tRNA synthase (glutamine-hydrolyzing) activity, carbon-nitrogen ligase activity, with glutamine as amido-N-donor, ligase activity; INVOLVED IN: glutamyl-tRNA aminoacylation, translation; LOCATED IN: chloroplast, chloroplast stroma; EXPRESSED IN: 21 plant structures; EXPRESSED DURING: 13 growth stages; CONTAINS InterPro DOMAIN/s: Glutamyl-tRNA(Gln) amidotransferase, subunit B, conserved site (InterPro:IPR017958), Glutamyl-tRNA(Gln) amidotransferase, B subunit (InterPro:IPR004413), Aspartyl/glutamyl-tRNA amidotransferase subunit B-related (InterPro:IPR003789), Aspartyl/glutamyl-tRNA(Asn/Gln) amidotransferase, subunit B /E (InterPro:IPR017959), Asn/Gln amidotransferase (InterPro:IPR018027), Glutamyl-tRNA(Gln) amidotransferase, subunit B/E, N-terminal (InterPro:IPR006075); Has 9064 Blast hits to 8884 proteins in 2422 species: Archae - 562; Bacteria - 4430; Metazoa - 127; Fungi - 129; Plants - 54; Viruses - 0; Other Eukaryotes - 3762 (source: NCBI BLink).) has product MSTTLLRTIQLNQFSLLGTSLLRRRRSNNFSVRSCGSQTTTTHEAKQSSPTRVAPKNHKSNQLDEILRDYEAVIGIETHVQLSTLTKAFCSCSNNYGSYPNTSICPVCMGLPGALPVLNSKVVEFGVRLGLALNCDLSLKSKFDRKQYFYPDLPKGYQISQFDIPIASGGYVDVDIPLEFGGGHRRFGITRVHMEEDAGKLLHSDTGDYSQVDLNRAGVPLLEIVSEPDMRSGIEAAEYACEMQRIARYLGVSNGNMQEGSLRCDVNISIRPIGQAEFGTKVEIKNLNAFSAISRAIDFEISRQALLYNQGKADQIVTETRLWEEGAQKTVTMRKKEGLADYRYFPEPDLPEVILTQEYVDSIRASLPELPEAKRRRYEAMGLGMQDVLFLANDVSVAEYFDAVIGKGAEVKLAANWIMSDIAAYLKNEKLSINDIKLTPQELAELIAAIKDGTISGKIGKEILFELLAKGGTVKGMIKAKDLVQITDPAEIEKMVIQVVSENPKQLEQYRSGKTKLQGYFAGQVMKMSKGKANPGLLNKILLEKLNAKD; this is encoded by the exons ATGTCTACCACATTGTTGAGAACAATTCAGCTAAACCAGTTCTCACTTCTCGGAACTAGCTTGttaagaaggagaaggagtaACAACTTCTCCGTGAGGTCTTGTGGAAGCCAAACAACGACGACCCATGAAGCTAAACAGTCTTCTCCAACAAGGGTTGCTCCAAAAAACCACAAAAGCAACCAACTTGATGAGATTCTGAGAGATTACGAAGCTGTAATTGGGATAGAGACTCATGTTCAGCTCTCTACATTGACAAAAGCCTTTTGTAGTTGCTCTAACAATTACGGTTCTTATCCAAACACAAGTATTTGTCCTGTTTGTATGGGTTTGCCTGGTGCTTTGCCTGTTTTGAATTCCAAAGTTGTTGAATTTGGTGTTAGATTGGGTTTAGCTTTGAATTGTGATTTGTCTCTTAAGTCTAAATTCGATAGGAAGCAGTATTTTTATCCAGATCTTCCTAAAGGTTATCAGATTTCTCAGTTTGATATTCCTATTGCATCTGGTGGTTATGTGGATGTGGATATTCCTCTTGAGTTTGGTGGTGGACATAGGAGATTTGGTATTACTAGGGTTCATATGGAAGAAGATGCTGGCAAGTTACTTCATTCAGACACAGGAGATTACTCTCAG GTAGATTTGAATAGAGCAGGTGTTCCTTTACTTGAGATTGTTTCTGAACCTGATATGAGAAGTGGTATAGAAGCTGCTGAATACGCTTGTGAAATGCAACGGATTGCGAGGTATTTGGGAGTCAGTAATGGGAATATGCAAGAAGGCTCTCTTCGCTGCGATGTCAATATCTCAATCCGTCCTATTGGGCAAGCTGAGTTTGGCACCAAG GTagaaataaagaatttgaACGCGTTTTCAGCAATTAGCAGAGCAATAGACTTTGAGATATCAAGACAAGCACTTCTCTATAATCAGGGGAAAGCAGACCAGATTGTAACGGAGACTCGGCTATGGGAAGAAGGCGCTCAG AAAACAGTAACAATGAGGAAAAAGGAAGGGCTTGCTGATTACCGCTACTTTCCAGAACCAGATCTTCCAGAAGTTATCCTTACCCAAGAATATGTTGATAGCATTCGTGCTTCTTTACCGGAACTCCCTGAAGCAAAGCGCAGGAGATATGAGGCGATGGGTCTAGGCATGCAAGATGTGCTTTTCCTCGCGAATGACGTCAGT GTTGCAGAATATTTCGATGCAGTCATTGGTAAGGGTGCTGAAGTGAAGTTGGCAGCAAATTGGATAATGAGTGATATTGCTGCTTACttgaaaaatgagaaacttTCTATCAATGATATTAAACTCACTCCCCAAGAGTTGGCTGAACTGATAGCTGCAATCAAAGATGGAACCATTAGCGGAAAGATCGGAAAAGAG ATACTGTTTGAGCTATTAGCCAAAGGTGGAACCGTCAAAGGAATGATAAAGGCAAAAGATTTAGTTCAG ATAACTGATCCTGCAGAGATTGAGAAAATGGTTATTCAAGTGGTCTCTGAGAACCCAAAGCAGCTTGAGCAGTACCGCAGTGGGAAAACCAAGCTTCAAGGCTATTTTGCTGGCCAG GTTATGAAAATGTCGAAAGGCAAGGCAAACCCAGGGTTACTGAACAAGATCCTCCTGGAGAAGCTCAATGCCAAAGACTGA
- the GATB gene encoding GLU-ADT subunit B (GLU-ADT subunit B (GATB); FUNCTIONS IN: glutaminyl-tRNA synthase (glutamine-hydrolyzing) activity, carbon-nitrogen ligase activity, with glutamine as amido-N-donor, ligase activity; INVOLVED IN: glutamyl-tRNA aminoacylation, translation; LOCATED IN: chloroplast; EXPRESSED IN: 21 plant structures; EXPRESSED DURING: 13 growth stages; CONTAINS InterPro DOMAIN/s: Glutamyl-tRNA(Gln) amidotransferase, subunit B, conserved site (InterPro:IPR017958), Glutamyl-tRNA(Gln) amidotransferase, B subunit (InterPro:IPR004413), Aspartyl/glutamyl-tRNA amidotransferase subunit B-related (InterPro:IPR003789), Aspartyl/glutamyl-tRNA(Asn/Gln) amidotransferase, subunit B /E (InterPro:IPR017959), Asn/Gln amidotransferase (InterPro:IPR018027), Glutamyl-tRNA(Gln) amidotransferase, subunit B/E, N-terminal (InterPro:IPR006075); Has 35333 Blast hits to 34131 proteins in 2444 species: Archae - 798; Bacteria - 22429; Metazoa - 974; Fungi - 991; Plants - 531; Viruses - 0; Other Eukaryotes - 9610 (source: NCBI BLink).), which produces MSTTLLRTIQLNQFSLLGTSLLRRRRSNNFSVRSCGSQTTTTHEAKQSSPTRVAPKNHKSNQLDEILRDYEAVIGIETHVQLSTLTKAFCSCSNNYGSYPNTSICPVCMGLPGALPVLNSKVVEFGVRLGLALNCDLSLKSKFDRKQYFYPDLPKGYQISQFDIPIASGGYVDVDIPLEFGGGHRRFGITRVHMEEDAGKLLHSDTGDYSQVDLNRAGVPLLEIVSEPDMRSGIEAAEYACEMQRIARYLGVSNGNMQEGSLRCDVNISIRPIGQAEFGTKVEIKNLNAFSAISRAIDFEISRQALLYNQGKADQIVTETRLWEEGAQKTVTMRKKEGLADYRYFPEPDLPEVILTQEYVDSIRASLPELPEAKRRRYEAMGLGMQDVLFLANDVSVAEYFDAVIGKGAEVKLAANWIMSDIAAYLKNEKLSINDIKLTPQELAELIAAIKDGTISGKIGKEILFELLAKGGTVKGMIKAKDLVQANN; this is translated from the exons ATGTCTACCACATTGTTGAGAACAATTCAGCTAAACCAGTTCTCACTTCTCGGAACTAGCTTGttaagaaggagaaggagtaACAACTTCTCCGTGAGGTCTTGTGGAAGCCAAACAACGACGACCCATGAAGCTAAACAGTCTTCTCCAACAAGGGTTGCTCCAAAAAACCACAAAAGCAACCAACTTGATGAGATTCTGAGAGATTACGAAGCTGTAATTGGGATAGAGACTCATGTTCAGCTCTCTACATTGACAAAAGCCTTTTGTAGTTGCTCTAACAATTACGGTTCTTATCCAAACACAAGTATTTGTCCTGTTTGTATGGGTTTGCCTGGTGCTTTGCCTGTTTTGAATTCCAAAGTTGTTGAATTTGGTGTTAGATTGGGTTTAGCTTTGAATTGTGATTTGTCTCTTAAGTCTAAATTCGATAGGAAGCAGTATTTTTATCCAGATCTTCCTAAAGGTTATCAGATTTCTCAGTTTGATATTCCTATTGCATCTGGTGGTTATGTGGATGTGGATATTCCTCTTGAGTTTGGTGGTGGACATAGGAGATTTGGTATTACTAGGGTTCATATGGAAGAAGATGCTGGCAAGTTACTTCATTCAGACACAGGAGATTACTCTCAG GTAGATTTGAATAGAGCAGGTGTTCCTTTACTTGAGATTGTTTCTGAACCTGATATGAGAAGTGGTATAGAAGCTGCTGAATACGCTTGTGAAATGCAACGGATTGCGAGGTATTTGGGAGTCAGTAATGGGAATATGCAAGAAGGCTCTCTTCGCTGCGATGTCAATATCTCAATCCGTCCTATTGGGCAAGCTGAGTTTGGCACCAAG GTagaaataaagaatttgaACGCGTTTTCAGCAATTAGCAGAGCAATAGACTTTGAGATATCAAGACAAGCACTTCTCTATAATCAGGGGAAAGCAGACCAGATTGTAACGGAGACTCGGCTATGGGAAGAAGGCGCTCAG AAAACAGTAACAATGAGGAAAAAGGAAGGGCTTGCTGATTACCGCTACTTTCCAGAACCAGATCTTCCAGAAGTTATCCTTACCCAAGAATATGTTGATAGCATTCGTGCTTCTTTACCGGAACTCCCTGAAGCAAAGCGCAGGAGATATGAGGCGATGGGTCTAGGCATGCAAGATGTGCTTTTCCTCGCGAATGACGTCAGT GTTGCAGAATATTTCGATGCAGTCATTGGTAAGGGTGCTGAAGTGAAGTTGGCAGCAAATTGGATAATGAGTGATATTGCTGCTTACttgaaaaatgagaaacttTCTATCAATGATATTAAACTCACTCCCCAAGAGTTGGCTGAACTGATAGCTGCAATCAAAGATGGAACCATTAGCGGAAAGATCGGAAAAGAG ATACTGTTTGAGCTATTAGCCAAAGGTGGAACCGTCAAAGGAATGATAAAGGCAAAAGATTTAGTTCAGGCAA ATAACTGA
- the GATB gene encoding GLU-ADT subunit B (GLU-ADT subunit B (GATB); FUNCTIONS IN: glutaminyl-tRNA synthase (glutamine-hydrolyzing) activity, carbon-nitrogen ligase activity, with glutamine as amido-N-donor, ligase activity; INVOLVED IN: glutamyl-tRNA aminoacylation, translation; LOCATED IN: chloroplast; EXPRESSED IN: 21 plant structures; EXPRESSED DURING: 13 growth stages; CONTAINS InterPro DOMAIN/s: Glutamyl-tRNA(Gln) amidotransferase, subunit B, conserved site (InterPro:IPR017958), Glutamyl-tRNA(Gln) amidotransferase, B subunit (InterPro:IPR004413), Aspartyl/glutamyl-tRNA(Asn/Gln) amidotransferase, subunit B /E (InterPro:IPR017959), Asn/Gln amidotransferase (InterPro:IPR018027), Glutamyl-tRNA(Gln) amidotransferase, subunit B/E, N-terminal (InterPro:IPR006075); Has 35333 Blast hits to 34131 proteins in 2444 species: Archae - 798; Bacteria - 22429; Metazoa - 974; Fungi - 991; Plants - 531; Viruses - 0; Other Eukaryotes - 9610 (source: NCBI BLink).) — MSTTLLRTIQLNQFSLLGTSLLRRRRSNNFSVRSCGSQTTTTHEAKQSSPTRVAPKNHKSNQLDEILRDYEAVIGIETHVQLSTLTKAFCSCSNNYGSYPNTSICPVCMGLPGALPVLNSKVVEFGVRLGLALNCDLSLKSKFDRKQYFYPDLPKGYQISQFDIPIASGGYVDVDIPLEFGGGHRRFGITRVHMEEDAGKLLHSDTGDYSQVDLNRAGVPLLEIVSEPDMRSGIEAAEYACEMQRIARYLGVSNGNMQEGSLRCDVNISIRPIGQAEFGTKVEIKNLNAFSAISRAIDFEISRQALLYNQGKADQIVTETRLWEEGAQKTVTMRKKEGLADYRYFPEPDLPEVILTQEYVDSIRASLPELPEAKRRRYEAMGLGMQDVLFLANDVSVAEYFDAVIGKGAEVKLAANWIMSDIAAYLKNEKLSINDIKLTPQELAELIAAIKDGTISGKIGKEVGSIQSTNSSSFA, encoded by the exons ATGTCTACCACATTGTTGAGAACAATTCAGCTAAACCAGTTCTCACTTCTCGGAACTAGCTTGttaagaaggagaaggagtaACAACTTCTCCGTGAGGTCTTGTGGAAGCCAAACAACGACGACCCATGAAGCTAAACAGTCTTCTCCAACAAGGGTTGCTCCAAAAAACCACAAAAGCAACCAACTTGATGAGATTCTGAGAGATTACGAAGCTGTAATTGGGATAGAGACTCATGTTCAGCTCTCTACATTGACAAAAGCCTTTTGTAGTTGCTCTAACAATTACGGTTCTTATCCAAACACAAGTATTTGTCCTGTTTGTATGGGTTTGCCTGGTGCTTTGCCTGTTTTGAATTCCAAAGTTGTTGAATTTGGTGTTAGATTGGGTTTAGCTTTGAATTGTGATTTGTCTCTTAAGTCTAAATTCGATAGGAAGCAGTATTTTTATCCAGATCTTCCTAAAGGTTATCAGATTTCTCAGTTTGATATTCCTATTGCATCTGGTGGTTATGTGGATGTGGATATTCCTCTTGAGTTTGGTGGTGGACATAGGAGATTTGGTATTACTAGGGTTCATATGGAAGAAGATGCTGGCAAGTTACTTCATTCAGACACAGGAGATTACTCTCAG GTAGATTTGAATAGAGCAGGTGTTCCTTTACTTGAGATTGTTTCTGAACCTGATATGAGAAGTGGTATAGAAGCTGCTGAATACGCTTGTGAAATGCAACGGATTGCGAGGTATTTGGGAGTCAGTAATGGGAATATGCAAGAAGGCTCTCTTCGCTGCGATGTCAATATCTCAATCCGTCCTATTGGGCAAGCTGAGTTTGGCACCAAG GTagaaataaagaatttgaACGCGTTTTCAGCAATTAGCAGAGCAATAGACTTTGAGATATCAAGACAAGCACTTCTCTATAATCAGGGGAAAGCAGACCAGATTGTAACGGAGACTCGGCTATGGGAAGAAGGCGCTCAG AAAACAGTAACAATGAGGAAAAAGGAAGGGCTTGCTGATTACCGCTACTTTCCAGAACCAGATCTTCCAGAAGTTATCCTTACCCAAGAATATGTTGATAGCATTCGTGCTTCTTTACCGGAACTCCCTGAAGCAAAGCGCAGGAGATATGAGGCGATGGGTCTAGGCATGCAAGATGTGCTTTTCCTCGCGAATGACGTCAGT GTTGCAGAATATTTCGATGCAGTCATTGGTAAGGGTGCTGAAGTGAAGTTGGCAGCAAATTGGATAATGAGTGATATTGCTGCTTACttgaaaaatgagaaacttTCTATCAATGATATTAAACTCACTCCCCAAGAGTTGGCTGAACTGATAGCTGCAATCAAAGATGGAACCATTAGCGGAAAGATCGGAAAAGAGGTCGGTTCAATTCAATCtacaaattcatcatctttcgCTTAG
- a CDS encoding proteasome inhibitor-like protein (CONTAINS InterPro DOMAIN/s: Proteasome Inhibitor PI31 (InterPro:IPR021625); BEST Arabidopsis thaliana protein match is: proteasome inhibitor-related (TAIR:AT3G53970.2); Has 43 Blast hits to 43 proteins in 18 species: Archae - 0; Bacteria - 0; Metazoa - 11; Fungi - 0; Plants - 32; Viruses - 0; Other Eukaryotes - 0 (source: NCBI BLink).), protein MNLTRTPQTESMATTHAVMGVIRSVMPAFRNKNDKIAFVVHASLAVSGFILTSTGRPAFAHDALSSSTTQCLVGIEGWNEFDEEYAFVYKCPVKRYLVKCLAMNDKLLVDAIAEDGKEFGHLQIEVGNYIDESGEEGDYDTQFKNFDKLVTELKSEILCKLNTVSTTTKSSSETK, encoded by the exons ATGAACTTGACGAGAACTCCTCAAACAGAATCAATGGCGACTACTCATGCAGTGATGGGTGTGATCAGGTCAGTTATGCCTGCTTTTCGCAATAAAAACGACAAAATCGCTTTCGTAGTTCACGCTTCTTTAGCCGTTTCGGGTTTCATTCTCACTTCAACCGGACGTCCTGCCTTCGCCCACGACGCTCTGTCCTCATCGACCACTCAGT gtttGGTTGGGATTGAAGGGTGGAACGAATTCGACGAGGAGTATGCGTTTGTTTATAAATGTCCGGTGAAGAGATATCTGGTTAAGTGCTTGGCAATGAATGATAAACTTCTTGTTGATGCAATAGCTGAAGATGGAAAAGAATTTGGCCATCTCCAAATTGA agTTGGGAATTATATTGATGAATCCGGCGAGGAAGGCGATTACGATACACAATTCAAGAATTTTGACAAGTTAGTGACTGAGTTGAAGAGTGAGATTTTGTGTAAGCTAAATACTGTTTCCACTACAACCAAGTCCAGCTCTGAGACTAAATGA
- a CDS encoding Outer arm dynein light chain 1 protein (Outer arm dynein light chain 1 protein; BEST Arabidopsis thaliana protein match is: Outer arm dynein light chain 1 protein (TAIR:AT3G17920.1); Has 8139 Blast hits to 5951 proteins in 446 species: Archae - 0; Bacteria - 3162; Metazoa - 3134; Fungi - 466; Plants - 504; Viruses - 10; Other Eukaryotes - 863 (source: NCBI BLink).): MAIVTGDRYVEKLQKFLEDEAESLLEETMILKLNPAGLHYLHLRLDSLRELERMLSNAPVDYLRAYVSDLGDYRALEQLRRILRILTSLKVVSTLPSPARDPTPLSLFPFGSLKVLELRRCDLSTSPAKGLIELRHTLEKIICHNSTDALRHVFASRIAEITNSPEWNKLAVISCACNRLVLMDESLQLLPAAESLDLSRNKFVKVDNLRRCTKLKHLDLGFNHLRTVSYLSQVSCHLVKLVLRNNALTTLRGIENLKSLQGLDVSYNIISNFSELEFLWSLSQLKELWLEGNPVCCARWYRAHVFSYVALPDELKLDGKQIGTREFWKRQIIVAHRQSEPASYGFYSPAREEDNEEGSCNRKKKKICRLASIHSEAESTYVNSDHESATCDHENKENMKFNQEADIFGLISKVEHLKKERSVLWLREFKEWMDRSTEDFADVCKDSQGINLEKKYYTKIREISRHHGGGTPRYTSGSLRASRAKSYRKNLECNGSCVDHKAGMDYMKYVEGNETQKITDDISSISLQSTDRNQKHQECVHDEMESLSVEPNDLLPTTLAKEKLAENGNMSTLDITQHMTGSTYPGSPPHYQKDVLYRRHNLVEEILQLSADSYSVASSDSTSSCSEDDNYDSESEYSNHKEGRLTDLLNVNRLGKEILECTPKGTRFLGSQPENGSTIKTLRTDESMKETTTNFPSGLHNGKHGVNQTDRLVEKRKPIKRFVSFQKEESCITNGEISLRSDADISDSGEDVCISDNFWENTLSRVCSSSSNRSIKFLGTDRTLGVEEYFSAKLSVSSSQETCRTYMNCDLILQKGSTYKQREAVLLLSSQDKLYVLLVGVTTDYEGSTLSVLCSHEIKDLQDVSVGLGLQFVRLRFLEDVEYIFVTKCIKKTTELLNITQVFDSQATEYKCSLQSLENIQVDLFEKEICGGLKLSIFQYNVLHFQSTTRGEVSWLLRSLFVAGRRLFICSEDFTQLSSRTAYSSSAPYFLLDSCCSISEISEMIIETQGIVVSLKIKEKRTVDLVTWKLKWCSIENAIKFAALLKALHPNSPQWPLAVRYRR, encoded by the exons ATGGCAATTGTGACAGGAGATCGCTATGTTGAGAAGCTACAAAAGTTTTTAGAAGACGAAGCTGAGTCTCTTCTAGAAGAAACCATGATTCTCAAGCTTAATCCTGCTGGTCTTCACTATCTTCATCTCCGTCTTGACTCTCTCCGTGAACTCGAACGCATGCTCTCCAATGCTCCTGTTGATTACCTTCGCGCCTACGTTTCCGACCTCGGCGATTACCGCGCACTCGAACAGCTCCGTCGTATTCTCCGAATCCTCACTTCTCTTAAGGTCGTTTCCACTCTTCCTTCTCCGGCTCGTGATCCCAcgcctctctctctttttccctttGGTAGCCTTAAGGTTTTGGAACTCCGTCGCTGTGATTTGTCTACTTCTCCGGCTAAAGGCTTGATCGAGCTCCGTCACACTTTGGAAAAGATCATCTGCCATAATTCCACT GATGCTCTGAGGCATGTCTTCGCTAGTAGGATTGCTGAGATAACGAATTCGCCCGAGTGGAATAAGTTGGCGGTCATATCTTGTGCTTGTAACCGTCTTGTGCTCATGGATGAGTCCTTGCAGCTTCTTCCAGCTGCTGAGTCTCTTGATCTCAGTCGAAACAAGTTTGTCAAAGTGGATAATCTTCGGAGATGCACCAAATTGAAGCACCTTGATCTGGGATTCAATCATCTTAGAACGGTGTCTTACTTGAGCCAG GTATCCTGTCATCTTGTAAAACTTGTTTTGAGGAACAACGCTCTTACTACGTTGCGTGGGATTGAGAACTTGAAGTCACTCCAAGGCCTTGATGTTTCCTACAATATTATTTCCAACTTTTCAGAATTGGAGTTCCTTTGGAGTCTTTCACAACTGAAAGAATTGTGGCTGGAAGGAAACCCAGTGTGTTGTGCTCGATGGTACAGGGCACATGTCTTCAGCTACGTTGCTCTCCCAGATGAA CTGAAGCTAGATGGCAAACAGATAGGAACTAGAGAATTTTGGAAGAGGCAAATCATTGTAGCCCATAGGCAAAGTGAACCTGCAAGTTACGGATTCTATTCTCCAGCTAGAGAGGAAGATAATGAAGAAGGAAGCTGCAATAGAAAAAAG AAAAAGATCTGCCGTCTCGCTTCAATCCATAGCGAAGCAGAGAGCACCTATGTGAATTCTGACCATGAGTCAGCTACATGTGATCACGAGAACAAAGAGAATATGAAGTTTAATCAAGAAGCCGATATATTTGGTCTTATAAGTAAAGTTGAACACCTGAAGAAAGAACGTTCTGTTTTGTGGTTGCGAGAGTTCAAGGAGTGGATGGATCGCTCAACAGAGGATTTTGCAGATGTCTGTAAAGACAGCCAGGGTAtaaatttggagaaaaagtACTATACAAAGATAAGAGAAATCTCAAGGCACCATGGTGGAGGAACACCGAGATATACTTCCGGGTCTTTACGTGCTTCAAGAGCTAAGAGCTATAGGAAAAATTTGGAATGCAATGGCTCATGTGTGGATCATAAAGCTGGTATGGATTATATGAAGTACGTTGAAGGTAATGAGACACAAAAGATAACCGATGACATCTCTTCAATAAGCCTTCAAAGTACAGATCGAAATCAGAAGCATCAGGAATGTGTACACGATGAGATGGAATCTTTGTCAGTTGAACCAAACGACCTGTTACCTACAACACTTGCCAAGGAGAAGCTAGCTGAAAATGGAAACATGTCAACATTGGATATAACCCAGCATATGACAGGATCAACATATCCTGGGTCACCCCCTCATTATCAGAAAGATGTCTTATATCGACGTCATAATTTGGTGGAAGAAATCTTGCAGTTGTCTGCAGATTCTTATTCAGTGGCGTCATCTGATAGCACAAGCAGCTGCAGTGAAGATGATAATTATGATTCTGAATCTGAGTATTCAAATCATAAAGAGGGGCGGTTGACTGATCTTCTTAATGTGAATAGACTTGGGAAGGAGATCCTGGAATGTACACCGAAAGGAACAAGATTTCTTGGTTCTCAACCGGAGAATGGTAGCACaataaaaactttgagaacAGATGAATCAATGAAGGAAACTACCACTAACTTTCCTTCTGGATTGCATAATGGTAAACATGGTGTTAACCAGACAGACCGTTTGGTTGAGAAAAGGAAACCtataaaaagatttgtttcCTTCCAGAAAGAGGAAAGTTGCATTACCAATGGAGAGATATCTCTCAGGAGTGATGCAGATATCAGTGATTCTGGTGAAGATGTGTGTATTTCTGATAATTTTTGGGAGAATACCCTGTCAAGGGtttgtagtagtagtagtaatagGAGTATCAAATTTTTGGGGACTGATAGAACACTTGGAGTAGAGGAATATTTTTCAGCAAAACTGTCAGTTTCCAGCTCTCAAGAAACTTGTAGGACGTACATGAATTGTGATCTTATACTACAGAAAGGTTCCACATACAAGCAACG GGAAGCAGTGTTGCTGCTGAGTAGCCAGGACAAGTTGTACGTGCTACTCGTGGGTGTGACTACTGATTATGAAG GGAGTACCTTAAGTGTACTGTGTTCCCATGAAATCAAGGATTTACAAGACGTATCAGTTGGTCTAGGACTTCAATTTGTGAG GCTACGCTTTTTGGAGGATGTAGAATACATTTTTGTAACCAAGTGTATTAAAAAGACAACAGAATTACTCAATATCACACAAGTTTTCGATTCCCAGGCTACAGAGTATAAATGTTCTTTGCAAAG TCTGGAGAATATTCAGGTGGACTtgtttgagaaagaaatatgTGGAGGTTTGAAGCTAAGTATATTCCAGTACAATGTTCTCCATTTTCAGAGCACCACTCGTGGAG AAGTGTCATGGCTTTTGCGGTCGCTATTTGTGGCTGGTAGGCGTCTCTTTATATGCAGTGAGGACTTCACACAACTAAGTTCTCGAACAGCATACTCTTCTTCAGCTCCATATTTCTTGCTCGACTCGTGCTGCTCCATTTCTGAAATATCTGAAATG ATCATTGAAACGCAAGGAATTGTTGTGTCATTaaagatcaaagagaagagaacagTGGATTTAGTTACATGGAAGCTCAAGTGGTGCAGCATAGAGAATGCTATCAAGTTTGCGGCCTTGCTCAAAGCTCTTCATCCCAATTCGCCACAATGGCCGTTGGCTGTAAGATACAGGAGATAA